A window from Salvia miltiorrhiza cultivar Shanhuang (shh) chromosome 2, IMPLAD_Smil_shh, whole genome shotgun sequence encodes these proteins:
- the LOC131011584 gene encoding uncharacterized protein LOC131011584 — MKKITTTHHVILLFSAIFTVSGIQTLSVEALQAPFRPTDILPLLPRQVSRPILNVLNNAADLLPSFVGAATSDNASDLQWRGACFYDSTAWLEFHNSSATRFGGGTLHMKLNEAHSWTCMDLYVFATPFRVTWDYYMMSREHTIEFKEWESEAEFEYVKNRGVSIFLMQAGMLGTLQALWEVFPLFTNTEWGENSNIAFLKKHMGASFEERPQPWVTNITVDEIQSGDFLAISKIRGRWGGFETLEKWVTGAYAGHSAVCLRDSEGKLWVAESGHENEKGEDVIAILPWDEWWEFELTKDESNPHIALLPLDPEIRAMFDGNAAWKYAKSMSGRPYGYHNLIFSWIDTISDNYPAPLDAHLVASVMTVWTQMQPAYAGNMWNEALNKRLGTQNFSLGEVLVEVEKRGSSFGELLAIPEQDNWVYADGKSTSCVAFVFELYKEAGLFGKLASSTQVTEFTIKDAYSLKFFENNASRLPTWCNDGDSVKLPFCQIKGKYRMELPGYNTMDPYPHMNERCPSLPPNYYRSSGC, encoded by the exons ATGAAGAAGATCACCACAACCCATCACGTAATTCTGCTTTTCTCGGCGATTTTCACCGTTTCCGGCATCCAAACGCTCTCAGTTGAAGCATTGCAAGCGCCGTTTCGCCCCACCGACATATTGCCCCTGCTTCCGCGGCAGGTTTCACGGCCTATTCTGAACGTCCTCAACAACGCCGCCGACCTGCTGCCGTCTTTCGTGGGAGCCGCCACCTCCGACAACGCTTCCGACTTGCAATGGAGAGGAGCTTGCTTTTACGACTCCACCGCTTGGTTAGAGTTCCACAACAGTAGCGCCACCCGATTTGGGGGCGGTACTCTTCACATGAAG TTGAACGAAGCGCATAGCTGGACATGTATGGATCTCTACGTGTTTGCAACTCCATTTCGTGTAACATGGGATTACTACATGATGTCTCGTGAGCATACTATCGAATTCAAAGAGTGGGAATCCGAAGCTGAATTTGAATAT GTTAAAAATAGGGGGGTTTCGATTTTTCTGATGCAAGCAGGAATGCTAGGAACTCTTCAGGCTCTGTGGGAGGTGTTCCCTTTGTTCACGAATACTGAATGGGGTGAAAACTCTAACATAGCATTTCTTAAAAAGCACATGGGTGCTTCCTTTGAGGAACGTCCCCAACCGTGGGTCACCAACATCACCGTTGATGAGATACAATCCGGTGATTTCCTTGCAATATCCAAAATTCGAGGGCGATGGGGTGGTTTTGAGACTTTAGAGAAGTGGGTGACTGGAGCTTATGCTGGTCACTCAGCTGTGTGCTTAAGAGACTCCGAAGGGAAGCTGTGGGTTGCAGAATCAGGCcatgaaaatgaaaag GGAGAAGATGTAATTGCTATTTTACCATGGGATGAATGGTGGGAGTTTGAGTTAACAAAGGACGAGTCCAATCCACACATAGCATTGCTCCCTTTGGATCCTGAAATCCGGGCCATGTTTGATGGAAATGCTGCATGGAAGTATGCTAAAAGCATGTCGGGGAGACCGTATGGTTACCATAACCTGATATTTAGCTGGATCGACACTATCAGCGATAACTATCCAGCACCTCTGGATGCTCATCTG GTCGCTTCTGTTATGACTGTTTGGACCCAAATGCAGCCTGCCTATGCTGGTAACATGTGGAACGAAGCATTGAACAAACGACTTGGAACTCAG AACTTTAGTCTCGGTGAAGTTCTTGTGGAAGTGGAGAAGCGGGGATCATCGTTCGGTGAACTGTTGGCTATCCCTGAGCAAGATAATTGGGTGTATGCGGATGGGAAGTCGACATCGTGCGTGGCTTTTGTGTTTGAGTTGTACAAGGAAGCAGGGCTGTTTGGCAAACTTGCAAGCTCTACTCAGGTCACTGAGTTCACG atcAAGGATGCCTACTCTCTCAAGTTCTTCGAAAACAATGCAAGCCGCCTGCCAACGTGGTGCAACGACGGGGACTCCGTGAAACTTCCCTTCTGCCAAATTAAAGGGAAATATCGGATGGAACTACCTGGATACAACACCATGGATCCCTATCCCCATATGAATGAAAGGTGTCCTTCCTTGCCACCTAACTATTACAGATCCTCCGGATGCTGA
- the LOC131008138 gene encoding uncharacterized protein LOC131008138, with protein MLAKVNVNLPLLDVIRNVPAYLKFFKELASKKRRFEDNEKILVSEVANSIMQQPLPTKQRDPGSFVINIALGNGKEASGMLDLGAGINLMPYSIFKQLELGNLKPTRMCLQLADRSVRYPHGVVEDILVRVGGLIVPVDFVVLEIGEVHENGKEHTLLL; from the coding sequence atgttggcaaaGGTGAATGTGAACTTACCTTTGCTAGATGTGATCAGGAATGTCCCAGCTTACTTGAAGTTTTTCAAAGAGTTGGCCTCCAAGAAGAGGAGGTTCGAGGACAACGAGAAGATTTTGGTGTCGGAGGTTGCAAACTCCATAATGCAACAGCCCTTACCGACCAAGCAACGAGACCCAGgtagttttgtgattaatattgctttgggaaatggtaaggaggcctcgggAATGTTAGATTTGGGGGCTGGAATCAATttaatgccttactctattttcaaGCAATTAGAGTTAGGAAACTTGAAACCCACTCGTATGTGTTTGCAATTAGCCGATAGGTCGGTGAGGTATCCTCATGGGGTAGTTGAGGATATTCTTGTTAGAGTGGGTGGTTTGATTGTACCTGTTGATTTTGTTGTCTTGGAGATAGGAGAGGTACATGAAAATGGCAAAGAACATACTCTATTGCTATGA